A region of Nostoc sp. 'Peltigera membranacea cyanobiont' N6 DNA encodes the following proteins:
- a CDS encoding Fic family protein, whose product MDEKLSLVNEINNMIDTDRAGRYIEQLTGYKAFIPNPLPPIPKLCIDDEMLELLSQADRALGRLDGSTDALPNPDLFVFMYVRKEAVLSSQIEGTQASLIDVLEFESRTVEPDNPQDVTEVVNYIAAINHGLERLENNFPLSLRLIREIHKELLREGRGSEKGSGEFRRSQNWIGEGRCNLKEATYIPPPPHDMQEALSNFEKFLHDSAPMPALIKIGLAHAQFETIHPFEDGNGRTGRLLITLLLCEKNILKRPLLYISYYFKKYRLQYYNHLQSIRDNGDWESWLKFFLKGVYEVSQEASTVARQIVNLKEEHRKTVMERMGNRKAGNAIALLEKLYYKPVFNIEMAQEFTQLSYTNANILVRELCNIGIVEEVTGNKRNRAFIYEPYLSIFKES is encoded by the coding sequence ATGGATGAAAAATTGTCTCTTGTGAATGAAATCAATAATATGATTGATACCGATAGAGCAGGTAGATACATAGAACAGCTTACTGGATACAAAGCTTTTATACCTAATCCTTTACCGCCTATACCCAAATTATGTATTGATGATGAAATGTTAGAACTTTTATCACAAGCAGATAGAGCATTAGGTCGTTTAGATGGATCAACAGACGCTTTACCTAATCCCGACTTATTCGTGTTTATGTATGTTCGTAAAGAGGCAGTGTTGTCAAGTCAGATAGAAGGAACACAAGCTTCTTTGATAGATGTCCTTGAGTTTGAATCCCGTACAGTTGAACCAGACAACCCGCAAGATGTAACCGAAGTTGTCAACTATATTGCAGCAATTAATCACGGACTCGAAAGATTAGAAAATAATTTTCCTTTATCATTGCGATTGATCCGTGAAATTCATAAAGAATTATTGAGAGAAGGCCGAGGTTCTGAAAAGGGTTCAGGAGAATTTCGCCGCAGCCAAAATTGGATTGGTGAAGGAAGATGTAATTTAAAGGAAGCTACTTATATTCCACCTCCACCCCATGATATGCAAGAAGCTTTAAGTAATTTTGAGAAGTTTTTACATGACTCTGCTCCAATGCCAGCTTTAATTAAAATTGGATTAGCTCATGCTCAGTTTGAGACAATTCACCCTTTTGAAGACGGCAATGGAAGAACAGGACGCTTACTAATTACTCTCTTATTATGTGAAAAAAATATATTAAAACGTCCTCTGCTCTATATATCTTATTACTTCAAAAAATACCGATTACAATATTACAATCATCTCCAATCTATCAGGGATAATGGTGACTGGGAAAGCTGGCTTAAGTTTTTTTTAAAAGGTGTATATGAAGTTTCCCAAGAAGCATCTACTGTTGCTCGTCAAATAGTTAATTTAAAAGAAGAACATCGTAAAACAGTAATGGAACGAATGGGAAATCGGAAGGCAGGGAATGCTATAGCTTTACTCGAAAAACTATATTACAAGCCAGTTTTTAATATAGAAATGGCTCAAGAATTTACCCAATTATCATACACTAACGCTAACATTCTAGTCAGAGAACTATGTAATATAGGAATCGTGGAAGAAGTTACTGGAAATAAACGTAACCGAGCTTTTATTTATGAACCATACCTATCTATTTTTAAGGAGTCTTAA